From the Paenibacillus sp. R14(2021) genome, the window GTCGGGCTCATAACCCGAAGGCCGCAGGTTCAAATCCTGCCCCCGCAACCAAATTCTCTTTCATCATGTGGAGCCGTGGTGTAGTGGCCCAACATGCCTGCCTGTCACGCAGGAGACCGCGGGTTCGAATCCCGTCGGCTCCGCCATTTTAACAAATGGCAGCACAGATGAAACAGAATCATCAACATGCCGGTGTAGCTCAGTTGGTAGAGCAACTGACTTGTAATCAGTAGGTCGGGGGTTCGAATCCTCTCGCCGGCACCATCTTTAGACGAGCCATTAGCTCAGTTGGTAGAGCACCTGACTTTTAATCAGGGTGTCGTAGGTTCGAGTCCTACATGGCTCACCATTTTCTTCAAAGGAAAGTGGTACATGCATTGTGCGCGCGTATGGCGGAATTGGCAGACGCACCAGACTTAGGATCTGGCGGGCGACCGTGGGGGTTCAAGTCCCTCTACGCGCACCATACATTTTGCGGAAGTGGCTCAGCGGTAGAGCATCGCCTTGCCAAGGCGAGGGTCGCGGGTTCGATTCCCGTCTTCCGCTCCATATGTGCCCTTAGCTCAGCTGGATAGAGCATTTGACTACGAATCAAAAGGTCGGGAGTTCGAATCTCTCAGGGCACGCCATTTCTTTTTCACTTCTTTTCATATCGGGACGTAGCTCAGCTTGGTAGAGCACCTGGTTTGGGACCAGGGGGTCGCATGTTCAAATCGTGTCGTCCCGACCATTCGTAAATCCTTGAACTTCTTGCTTAGGCAGGAAGTTTTTTTGTGCTTATCATTCGCGTTACAATGGCAAGCAAAGCATACTACGTGGAGATTTTTTGTTACACTGCATACAGAAGAAAGGACGTGGAATAATGGAATTACTGAAACAGAAAATAAAACAGGATGGTATCGTATTGGATGGCGGCGTGCTGAAGGTGGATACGTTCTTGAATCATCAGGTCGATGCGGAGCTGATGATGGAGATAGGCCGGACGTTTGACGGATTGTTCCGTGAAAGCCGCGTGACAAAAATCATGACGGTAGAATCTTCCGGTATTGCCCCAGCGGTCATGACGGCCTGGTTGATGCGGGTGCCGATGGTGTTTGCGCGCAAGCGGAAATCGCTAACGCTTCGGGAGGATCTCTACACTGAGCGGGTCTATTCGTACACGAAGCAGGAGGAGAGCGAGGTTACCGTATCGCGGAAGTTTTTGTCTCCAGGTGACCGCGTGCTTATTATTGATGATTTCCTTGCGAATGGCGAAGCCGCGCTTGGCATGGCTAGGATCGTACAAAAAGCGGGGGCTGAGGTTGCTGGAATTGGTATCGTCATCGAGAAGTCGTTCCAATCTGGACGGGGCAAGCTGCTGGAACATGGTTATCGCGTGGAATCGCTTGCGCGCGTTGCTTCGCTGGATAGCGGAGAGGTTGTATTTGCATAGAATCAAAGCTTCAACAACCCATGAATGTGAAAACGTCCTCGCCTAAGGCGAGGACGTTTTCTGTATGAGCGAGCTGATCCGCAAGAGGACCTGCAGTCAGAGGAGGCATGCTGCTCAACTGTTTGAGACTCCGCGAAATAAGGAAGGTCAGGCTGATAAAAATGGTAAACAGGAGAAGCTCGATGAGGCCTGCAAGGATCGTTTTGAACAGATGATAGTCGACATTATTTGCAGGGGTACCTCCTCAGAATGCAATTATCGGTATACTTTGTCGAAAGAAAACGTAGATATGAAAAGCTATTCAAATCAATTCCATGTTCGCTTGAGCACATGCACGTACTGCTGCAATACGATTTGAAGTTCTGCAAGCGGTGCACATAAGCGGCTAAGCAGCTGTTTAATTGCGATCAGCATGTCGCCGCGATATGGGGCAGCCCAGCGGCGGTGATTGTTGGTCCAATAGAGCCGGGCTGCGCTGCGCCGTAGCGTTTCCTTCATCTCCTGGTTATGGCTAAGCGCAACAATCCGTTCGATTGCCTTAAGCTCGAACCTACACAGCTGCTGCGTGCAGCTTTCTGATGCAGCATCGGACGCAAGTGTCTCAAGCTCACCGAGGAGTTCGCGGGACAGACCACTCAGCCCATCTGGATCTAGAAGCTGCACACGAATGACCGCGAACAGTACTAGGGCTGCGATTACCTCCAATACATCGCTGACTCGCTGGGCGGAGGTGTCAAGAACAAGTACGCCATGCTTCGGAACGATTCGTACGAAGCCTTCCGTCTCCAGCTGCTGAAGCGCAGCACGTACGGGCGTACGGCTCATCTTCAGCTCCTCGCTGAGCTGGATCTCGGAGGTGACAGATCCTCGGACCAGTTCGCCGGACAGCATTTGTTCATAGATGCTATGATAGGCTTGATCGCGAAGAGAGATATTGGACATGGGCGTTCGAACCTCCTTTTCCGAAAATAACTATATTTGCAGTATAGCATGAGAGGGGAGTGCTGTATGGACAAGCAGAAGGGCGCCGTTACGCTACGAGATAAGGCTTTTCAAACGATCAAAGGGCATATCGTCCATGGAGATTGGGCGGGTGGAACATTCTTATCCGAGAAGTTTCTAAGCGAGCTTCTTGGTATGAGCAAGACGCCGATCCGGTCTGCCTTGGACCGTTTGGAGATGATGGGGCTCGTGAAGCTGTCACCGAAGCAGGGTGTATTCGTGCAGGAGCTGTCACTGAAGAAAATCCTTGAATTTTATGAGCTGCGGCTGTCGCTTGAAACGTATGCCGCCCGAAAGCTGACGGGACGGATGGATGAAGCGTTCTTTCGAAAGCTGGACGAAAATCTGGATTTGCAGGACGAGGCTGTGCAGCGGGATGATATTACGCGTTAGTCGAACTCGACCGCGAGTTTCATGCCCTGATTGTCGCGGGTCTGGATAACGGGGAGTACATGGAGGTTATGTCGAGAATTCAAGATAAATTTCTGCTCGTGGTTCGTATGACATTTGTCAAAAACAAGCGAAGACTGATCAGCAGCTTGGCCGAGCACCGGCAAATCCGCCAAGCGCTTGCAGGCCAAGATAGGGCAGCGGCCGTTCGACTTATTGAAGCGCATATTGAATACGTGAAGAAGATTATGCTCTAGGCGGCGGAGATGAATGCTGTATTCTCGTCTCGCGTCGAGAACGCAAATCAATCTTCTTACACAAACCAATCATCTTACGCAAACCAATCATCTCAGATGAATGCTGCATTCCCTTCTTACGAAGTGAACGCAAACCAATCATCTCAGATGAATGCTGCATTCCCTTCTTACGAAGTGAACGCAAACCAATCATCTCATGTATAAAAGTTAGACATCTTGTACGACCTGGAGCAGCTGTGCTACGTTGAAGCTGTACGTAAACTTGCGCAGCGGGGAGACGATGGGATGAAAATCACGGAGATTCGCACGTTTATTTTGGGCAATCCATGGAAGAATTGGCTGTTCGTGCTCGTGGATACGGATGAGGGCGTTACGGGGCTTGGTGAAGGAACACTGAACGGATTTGCGAAGACGGTCGAGGCGGCTATTCATGAGTTGAAGCATCTTGTCATCGGGCGTGATCCGTTCGACGTGGAAACGATCGGCCTGCGGCTGTTCCGCGACGTCTACTCCGACGGCGGACAAATTCAAGGGTCTGCGCTGGCCGCCATTGAAACCGCTTGCTGGGACATTATGGGGAAGGTAACGAACCAGCCGCTGTACAAGCTGCTCGGGGGCAAATGCCATGATAAGCTGCGCGCCTATGCCAACGGCTGGTACCGTGGGCCGAACACGCCGGACAACTTCTTCGAGAAGGCGAAGATCGTTGTCGCCAAGGGCTATACGGCGCTGAAGTTCGATCCGTTCGGTGCGGCGTGGCGGATGGTGAACCGGCCGGATTTTGCGGCGGCGCTGGAGAATATCG encodes:
- a CDS encoding xanthine phosphoribosyltransferase; amino-acid sequence: MELLKQKIKQDGIVLDGGVLKVDTFLNHQVDAELMMEIGRTFDGLFRESRVTKIMTVESSGIAPAVMTAWLMRVPMVFARKRKSLTLREDLYTERVYSYTKQEESEVTVSRKFLSPGDRVLIIDDFLANGEAALGMARIVQKAGAEVAGIGIVIEKSFQSGRGKLLEHGYRVESLARVASLDSGEVVFA
- a CDS encoding GntR family transcriptional regulator; its protein translation is MDKQKGAVTLRDKAFQTIKGHIVHGDWAGGTFLSEKFLSELLGMSKTPIRSALDRLEMMGLVKLSPKQGVFVQELSLKKILEFYELRLSLETYAARKLTGRMDEAFFRKLDENLDLQDEAVQRDDITR
- a CDS encoding GntR family transcriptional regulator, whose protein sequence is MSNISLRDQAYHSIYEQMLSGELVRGSVTSEIQLSEELKMSRTPVRAALQQLETEGFVRIVPKHGVLVLDTSAQRVSDVLEVIAALVLFAVIRVQLLDPDGLSGLSRELLGELETLASDAASESCTQQLCRFELKAIERIVALSHNQEMKETLRRSAARLYWTNNHRRWAAPYRGDMLIAIKQLLSRLCAPLAELQIVLQQYVHVLKRTWN
- a CDS encoding FCD domain-containing protein, which gives rise to MDNGEYMEVMSRIQDKFLLVVRMTFVKNKRRLISSLAEHRQIRQALAGQDRAAAVRLIEAHIEYVKKIML